The Elaeis guineensis isolate ETL-2024a chromosome 3, EG11, whole genome shotgun sequence region CCTTCCATTGTACTTTGATGCCCAAGATAAGGCTGAAACAATGACTATTGAAATTCTTCCCTATAGGCAGCATAATCGGGATGGACCAGACCTATTTATGCAATTTGCAATCAACATAATGCTTTGTATATAGCGTCATATATTGTATAATAACGGTAACGTACAAGCAGTATTTTTATTACGGTAATTCTGGGAAAAAAATATGGCAAGCAAAATTGATGTGCGTATAGAACTGTTGTTAGGAATGGCTGTGTGGTGTGGCATCGTGGTTGAAGGTACACAATTAGGGAGCGTGGGAGGCTGCGAAATCGTGGTCGTATTTACGTTGTTTTTACCACAAGCTAGTGATACGTACGTAGCAGTTTGTTTCTTTGACAACCAGCCATGCCACCACTAATGTTTATTTAAATTGCCGACTTATACGTAAATTGTTTAGGCGTTATAATGTATTCACTCCGAAGAATGACCCGTAAATGGGCAGCTTAAAAGACCAGTATCACATGATGTCCTTTGTCTTCTTCGTCTGGAACCACGGAAACCCTTCTCAAGGCATGTGACCGGGTTTGGATAATGTACTTCACTTCACGGGACGTGACGAAGGGTCGGGTCAGGATTCCCACCACTACGTACCAAGCAGTCACGAGATCGCTGTAGCAATTGCCAGCTCAAATAATTCCTCCTAGGTCTAcggagtaattttttttttttttttttttggcaagaaCCTAGGTCTAGGGAGTTGATGCTCAAATTCGCTCGTTTTCTCTAAAACTACGGGGAGGAAGGGCAATTCATGGGCGGAAGGtccaagtttttttttattttttggtgcgATGACTCTAGTTCCGATCTGACTCAACATGAAACTAGCTACCGTTCAACATCCAAGAACTGAGAAGCGAAACTCTAGTATATTATGTGTTTTTTCAACATTGATTTACTTTTATTTTCACCAGGTACCTTATTTTCTATCTTACCTTGGATTTCAAGCAATTCCTACATCGGCGTCGTGGGTTACGATTGTATTTTTCTTGCGAGAGAAGGATTTACTTGATCCACTGTCAGATCACTAAGCAATCGCTTTGGGATCCATGCAGGAAGATGAATGGTGGAGTTTGGAGCGCTTATGAGATGAATGATCCAATGAGGTTCGCAAGAAGGAAGATgaacctttttcttttgaaaaagatACAAGAGCACGTATCTGTTGCGGGCGCGAACTCTATCACAAATAATATGTATCCCTCAGTAGTTGTTGATGGAATGGATATTTTATTTATCTTTCGTAATAACTGAAGTGGAGCCATCTCGATAATGTCTGAATTCATTCATCTCGGATATGGATGAATTGAAAAAATGAATGTTTCAGCTAGAGAATAACGGCACTAGTTATACCCACTCGGCCATTATCGTATGTTTAAACCAATTATAATTAACTGTGAGATATCACGAGAAGTCATTACTCTATAATTAAGCATAATTGTAGCCGCTGCCACAAACTTGAGTCACATAGTATATCAAAAGAGGCTGACTTAATTGTCTTTTCAGCCTCATCAATCTTAGTCCAACCTTAGAATTCGGCAGCAACAACCACCATTAGAAAAAGGATGATCATCTAATAAGATGGTCAATGAGTGCATACCGCATCATATATGATGCACGTTGTTTGACAGTCACCAATCTTTTGATAGCTATCATTGAGAGATGCATATATAGCACTCTAATGTATAGCTCGCGCACTACTTAAGGATCCCCTCACAAGATACAACCTCCATTCCAATGTCATCAAGCAAACTCCTCGTCTTGGGCAGCTAGTCCTAtactttgaaagaaaaattttttgtgcaccgcagtTGGTGTAGAAAATTCAATATAGAGTGCAACATTTTACATGATTGATCCATCTAATCATGCTTTTCAACGCCCATTAAATGCTTGCAGGTCCATTTTTTGGTTTGAAATTTTGAACGACGAAAATACTCATctgttctaaaaaaattatgatatctcatGGCCTATTTATGATACCCTATGGTCTGTTATGACATCCTGAAGCATATTATAATTTTCTGAAAACAAGAAGTCATAAGGAgagtattatttttattattaaaaattaataataattttcaatgacgaaaatattcttctctccttatgattttttatttctaaGAAGTCATAATGCacttcaggatgtcataataggCCACAGAATATCATAAACAAACCatgaaatgtcataattttttctgaaaagagaaatattttcatcatttaaaatttcaaaccaaaaAATAGATCTGCAAACATTTAATGGATGTATTAATGGATGTTGGAAAGCGTGGCTATGTGGACCAATGGAAAGGAGCGGTGCACTGTTATTGCACCGCatgcggtgtacaaagaatttctctactTCAAAAACATGCGCTTCTCCCAAATagccttttatttttctttttggtattgagaaaaagaaaaaaagaaatttcttcaaattttatttttaaaagagaAGAAACAATTACAGTATTTAAAAATgacaatttattatatatatatataaatgaaaaAGAGAGTTGCTTTCATCAGGGGAACAAGAGAGCTCTTTAATTGAATGAGATTTCAAGCCATTCACGTTTCCTTGTGTAACATGAAATGTGAATAATAGGTCCTCCTGGTGGCCTTACAGTCCACATGGAACCCTTAGCGTTCGGGCTGCTAATGGGCTGAATCTGGTCATTTCACCTTAAAGTTTTGAATGGTAGAAGCCCAAGGCCTGTCCCTAGCTAATGTAGAATCTGGCCCACAGGATCGTTGGTTGCAGTACTTAATTTCCTCGTTTCGAGCCTGGAATTGTGATTGGGCCTCCTACGTGTGACGTGATGTTTGAGAACTTAACCTGCTGGaggaattctttgtgcaccgcgggggGTGCAGAATTGCAGGCACCTCGTGGTGCTTGGTTCACACATGGAGCCCGAGTGTgacatatgaaaaaaaaaattttcgtcggcCTCACATGAGAATCAATCACTGCAGGTGATGTGCATGGTTCTGCACCATCTACAgtacataaaaaatatttctaatttGTTGCCAGGCATCTGAAAAATACAGATAGATTCATAGTGAAAcataaaaatttaagataaattatatctctagttcttaaattatattaaatttttttaaatgattccTAAACTGCAAAAATCTAAGTTTTAGTTCTCGaactttttgaattattttaatgtTGCTTTTTGGCCATTTTCAATGACTTTCTCGCATCGAAAATCCTATGTGGCAGTTACCGATGCGTACGTGACTCCATTCATTTGAACAGATGGCGCCAATATTGACTGGaaccaattttttctttttcattattcttCTTCTCTCTGCCTTCGTCGCCCCCCCATCGGCCCGCCCCTCCGGCATCCCCCTCCGGTGCACCTTCAGTCCCCCTCTCCAGCACCGAAGGCTTCTACCACACCCGAACGCACCCCCGCCTGCCCCGACGCTGATGGGTTGTGCACTGGCGCCCCCCCGGCCccatccttatgtgcccccacgattGAAGATGGAGGCCCGGGGGGTGGCGGTGGGAACTGTGGGCACACACGGAGCCGGGGTGAAAGCTGAGGGTGGAGGATTGGTCGTCGATGCACTCTAGGATCTCCAAATTGGCTGTCCTATCTcgtcgctccaagcctcccatcttGTTGAGCCTTTCGGAGGGGGGGCAGCGGTGGAACCCACCGATGGTAATAGGAGATGGGGCGGGGGTGCGATGCACAACCCACTGACGCCGAAGGGGGGTGGCAGTGGGAACCGCGGGGGCACACAGGGGCTAGGCGGGGCTAGGGGAGTGCACTAGCGTACAACCTATCGACGCCGGGACAGGCGGAGGTGCGATGGGTCGGGCACTAGGGTGGGCATGGGCGGTCGGAGGGATCGattgggagaaaaaaaaaagactcttTACAGGAGTCTTCTTCGTTTCTTTTTTTTGTGGATGTTTTACGATCCGTGCGGGACATCAGTTGAACATGCAAGCATCAGTTCAAGATGAAAGAAGTAAATTGATGAAAGAAAATTATGGAAAATCATcgaaaagaaaatgttaaaatagtttaaaaaaatttaaacactaaaatttaaatttttataatttaaaaatcatttaaaaaatttaatataatttaaaaactatagatataatttatctaaaaatttaaaaccaTTAACATGCTGTCCCATTCGCCCCAAAAGTTACCAGGCTTAGCAACGACCGTTATGTAACAATAAATACTCTATTATGACCTTGGCTTTTGGCCATTAATAAGTGGACGATAATGCATATAGCTGCACAGTAACTCAACTACTTGTCAACTCAACTATTGCGCTGGAACCCAGCCTATAATCAGTAGACTTCAAGAGCTTAAATGGTTAGACAATGGCGGCAACATTAACTTACAAGGAACGGGCATTAAAGGCGGTCCAAACTACGGATGTGGGCTGTAGACATTATGCTGAACATCGTAGCATTTGCAATAATTTCAACATCCAACGTCTTGTCTGGATTTCAACCCATTACCTGCTCCAAAATATATTGGGGAACTGGCTACTTAGATGTGCCAGATATTATACGTGGGGAAAACTATACAACACCACTATTTTTTTCCAAATCCGTTCTATGATTTAAGTGTTAGACATGTTAACAAATAGATACATGTAATTTAAGTCAGATTTTACAttcataaatcaataaatagaaccattaattttatacaaatgaaaaagtaataaaaaaaaaggaacccTGTCTCTTCTATCGCTTCCTACTCCCCTCCTAATTTCCACTGGCATCCTCTGCCATTTCACCACGGTCCTTTTCAATCATTACctctttgcttcttccttgataaCAAAAGGGCATGAAAATCTATTGCCTCCTGGCatttatatatagatatgtataataAGAACTAAATTAGACGGGGGGAAACAGAGACACAGTCGCACAGTGAGAATCAAAATTCTAAGTAATTGATGGGTTCTTAAATCCTCAAGCTTATAATATTAAAAGTTTTaaactttattttatttatttagggAGATGTAAATACAGTAGTTTGTTCGCTTCAAAAtaactatatatattatattttttaagaaaaaaaattaaactcaATAGTTTTTCACTGCCGATCCCACATCGGAAGACTTGCTTGTTTCGGATCCACTCATTTTGACTCgcctcttttctctttttatccTATAGTGATTTCCATCTGATATGTATTTTGTACCAtagtttttatctttttttttgaaaagattttcgtTACAACAGTGATCCCAAATCAAAGTTAtaataattcaattaaaaatcaaaaattgatgagATAGTAGAAGGAATCATCATTAAAATTGATGaaatatagatatttttattGAATTGTGATAAATTTAGCATGGTATCATGATTAATGTAAGGAAGTTTTTTTCCGTTTTTTTAACTGACCACAATTTGTTATATCAGCTCATGGTCCCAACCTAATGCTGTTACCGGTCACAATACCGACATTAATTGACTCGTCGGCCGGGTCCAACTCTACCTGCCATCGTCCAACGTACCACCTGTCCTTTCTTAAACCCATTTTCGCCAATAGAGAGAAACAAACCCCATCCAGTAGAAGGGAGAAAACAAAACACGAACCGAATCACTACTACTAGTAATAAACCCCACCATCCCTTCCCCATACCCCCCAACAAAATATTAGAGTTCCCACTGCCCTCCCCACCCTCGCCACCGCCGCCCGCCATGTCCGCCGAACAAGAGCACATCACCCCTCTCGCCACCGCCGCCGTGGACCACCCCACCAGCGACGAAAAGGACCCCTCCATCACCACCCCGACTCCCCCTTCctcccgccgccgccgccgccgccgctgccTCATCTGCTGCGGCTCCTGCACCGCCCTCGTCGTCGTCATAGCCATCGTCCTCGTCATCATCACCGTCACCGTCTACAAGGTCAAGGAGCCGGTCATGACCATGAACTCCGTCTCCATCAAGAACCTCAACCTCAGCCTGGGCTCCTCCCTCAACATCAACATGACGGTGGTCGCCGACGTCTCCGTGAAGAACCCGAACGCCGCCTTCTTCCGCTTCGGGGAGAGCACCACCGCCCTCTACTACCGGGCGCGGGAGGTGGGGGTGGCGTACGGGCCGCCCGGCACGGCGGGGGCCCGCAAGACGTTCCGGATCAACGTGACGATCGACGTGATGGCCGACCGGCTTCTCTCCGATCCGAGTGTTATCGGCGATCTGGCGGCGGGGAAGCTAGATGTGACCACGTCGACCAAAGTCGGTGGCAGAGCGAAGATTTTTCTGATCATCAAACGCCATGTGGATGTGATGATGAACTGCAGCATGACGATGGCGGTGTCCAACCAGTCGATTCTGGCTCAGAGTTGCAACCAGCGCGTGTGGCTATGATTACGATCATTTTGGCACAGATTTCTTGTCAATAAACTTATAGATTTTAAATTGAAATATTTTGATCGATGTTAGCTCAGAGATAGGTGAGATGGGATTTgggagcatatatatatatatgtatacacacatatagaaatttttATGCTTGGATTTGGAGACTGGTATACCTGTGTCTATGTTGATGGGAAGGATATGGTTGTGCATATGAATTTATAAAATACGTGCTTCTTCGtccataatttctattttttacttaaaaaaatattaaatacacaATATAACTAAATATGGTATATCTTATCGATCAGTACTGATACATACCAAGAGTATGGTGATACCAAAATTGATGCATGGTGCAAGAGGCATATTGAgtgtacaaaaataattttatattgacATCATACTGAGATGTCATCA contains the following coding sequences:
- the LOC105041504 gene encoding late embryogenesis abundant protein At1g64065, translating into MSAEQEHITPLATAAVDHPTSDEKDPSITTPTPPSSRRRRRRRCLICCGSCTALVVVIAIVLVIITVTVYKVKEPVMTMNSVSIKNLNLSLGSSLNINMTVVADVSVKNPNAAFFRFGESTTALYYRAREVGVAYGPPGTAGARKTFRINVTIDVMADRLLSDPSVIGDLAAGKLDVTTSTKVGGRAKIFLIIKRHVDVMMNCSMTMAVSNQSILAQSCNQRVWL